In one Bordetella pertussis 18323 genomic region, the following are encoded:
- the purL gene encoding phosphoribosylformylglycinamidine synthase: protein MSLVQHLPGSSVLSAFRRERLLAQLKKAGLPVADISARYEHFIHTDSALPAEQQARLAQLLDYGTPAAETPAKSLELLVIPRLGTMSPWASKATDIAHNCGLDAVRRIERGVRYALTPERGLLGAKSFDADMLARAADCLHDRMTETVVDGAFDGQALFETLAGKPMRTVAVQAEGRAALEQANVALGLALSEDEIDYLAQSFGDLGRDPTDVELMMFAQANSEHCRHKIFNAQWVIDGQEQSNTLFGMIRATHKAQPAGTVVAYSDNAAIMEGGPAQRFQAGVPGVAGEGAQAARYVRRDTTVHTLMKVETHNHPTAIAPFPGAATGAGGEIRDEGATGRGSKPKAGLTGFTVSHLRFDDALQPWENDHHGLPERIASPLSIMIDGPIGGAAFNNEFGRSNLLGYFRAFEQTAGGTRWGYHKPIMIAGGLGSIDAGLTHKEVIPPGALLIQLGGPGLRIGMGGGAASSISMGSNSAELDFDSVQRGNPELERRAQEVIDRCWQQGERNPIVAIHDVGAGGLSNAFPELVNDAGRGAIFDLKRVPLEESGMSPAEIWSNESQERYVLSILPQDLERFDAIARRERCPYAVVGVATEERQLRVVDGEGLPGLDTIRAQGENEVRPVDVPIDVILGKPPRMTRDVQRLPGVSEPLDLAGLDLTEAAYRVLRHPTVANKSFLITIGDRTVGGLSSRDQMVGPWQVPVADCAVTLADFEGTRGEAMSMGERTPLAMLDAPASGRMAVAEALTNLAAADVARLEDIKLSANWMAACGVPGQDAALYDTVSAVSELCQSVGLSIPVGKDSLSMKTSWDEVGEQRQVVAPVSLVVTAFAPVGDVRASLTPQLRTDAGDTVLILIDLGRGRHRMAGSILAQAYNQVGETVPDIDAPQDLRAFFVTIRTLAEAGTILAYHDRSDGGLFATLAEMAFAGRTGVSVNLDMLTFDPQSADWGDYKIRPEQVAVQREELTLKALFSEEAGAVIQVPASQRDAVMQVLRGAGLSAHSHVIGGLNGADEVEFYRDGRKVWSQPRADLGRAWSEVSYRIMARRDNPACAQAELDVWNDAKDPGLAPRVAFDPQEDVAAPFIGTGKRPRVAILREQGCNSQVEMGWAFDTAGFEAIDVHMTDLLSGRIDLAGMQGLVAVGGFSYGDVLGAGEGWARTIRYNDKLSDQFAAYFARPDTFALGVCNGCQMMAALAPMIPGAEHWPRFTRNQSEKYEARLSLVEVTASPSIFFAGMEGARIPVAVAHGEGYADFSQQGDAARALMAVRYIDNHGAATETYPFNPNGSPGGLTAVTTADGRFTVMMPHPERVTRNVMMSWAPAQWGERDAGGAFSPWMRIFRNARVWLK, encoded by the coding sequence TCTCCGCGCGCTACGAGCATTTCATCCATACCGACAGCGCCTTGCCGGCCGAACAGCAGGCGCGTCTGGCGCAACTGCTGGACTACGGCACGCCGGCCGCCGAGACGCCGGCCAAGAGCCTGGAGCTGCTGGTCATTCCGCGCCTGGGGACGATGTCGCCGTGGGCCAGCAAGGCGACCGATATCGCGCACAATTGTGGCCTGGACGCCGTGCGCCGCATCGAGCGCGGCGTGCGTTACGCGCTGACGCCCGAACGCGGCCTGCTGGGCGCCAAGTCGTTCGACGCCGACATGCTGGCGCGCGCGGCCGACTGCCTGCACGACCGCATGACCGAGACCGTGGTCGACGGCGCGTTCGACGGCCAGGCGCTGTTCGAGACGCTGGCCGGCAAGCCGATGCGCACCGTGGCGGTGCAGGCCGAGGGCCGCGCCGCGCTGGAGCAGGCCAACGTGGCGCTGGGGCTGGCGCTGTCCGAAGACGAAATCGATTACCTGGCGCAGTCGTTCGGCGACCTGGGGCGCGATCCGACCGACGTCGAGCTGATGATGTTCGCGCAGGCCAACAGCGAGCACTGCCGCCACAAGATCTTCAACGCGCAGTGGGTCATCGACGGGCAGGAGCAGTCCAACACCCTGTTCGGCATGATCCGCGCCACCCACAAGGCCCAGCCGGCCGGCACCGTGGTGGCCTATTCGGACAACGCCGCCATCATGGAAGGCGGTCCGGCGCAGCGTTTCCAGGCCGGCGTGCCGGGCGTGGCCGGCGAGGGCGCGCAGGCCGCGCGCTACGTGCGCCGCGACACCACCGTGCACACCCTGATGAAGGTCGAGACGCACAACCACCCGACCGCGATCGCGCCGTTTCCGGGCGCGGCCACCGGCGCCGGCGGCGAAATCCGCGACGAGGGCGCCACGGGCCGCGGCTCCAAGCCCAAGGCCGGCCTGACCGGCTTTACCGTTTCGCACCTGCGCTTCGACGATGCGCTGCAACCGTGGGAGAACGACCACCACGGCCTGCCCGAGCGCATCGCCTCGCCGCTGTCCATCATGATCGATGGCCCGATCGGCGGCGCCGCCTTCAACAACGAGTTCGGCCGGTCCAACCTGCTGGGCTATTTCCGCGCCTTCGAACAGACCGCGGGCGGCACGCGCTGGGGCTACCACAAGCCCATCATGATCGCCGGCGGCCTGGGCAGCATCGACGCCGGCCTCACGCACAAGGAAGTGATTCCGCCGGGCGCGCTGCTGATCCAGCTGGGCGGCCCGGGGCTGCGCATCGGCATGGGCGGCGGCGCCGCCTCCAGCATCAGCATGGGCAGCAATTCGGCCGAACTGGACTTCGATTCGGTGCAGCGCGGCAACCCCGAGCTGGAGCGCCGCGCGCAGGAGGTCATCGACCGCTGCTGGCAGCAGGGCGAGCGCAACCCCATCGTCGCGATCCACGACGTGGGCGCGGGCGGCCTGTCCAACGCGTTTCCCGAACTGGTCAATGACGCCGGCCGCGGCGCGATCTTCGACCTCAAGCGCGTGCCGCTGGAAGAGTCGGGCATGTCGCCGGCCGAGATCTGGAGCAACGAGTCGCAGGAGCGCTACGTGCTGTCGATCCTGCCGCAGGACCTGGAGCGCTTCGACGCCATCGCGCGGCGCGAGCGCTGCCCGTACGCGGTGGTCGGCGTGGCGACCGAAGAGCGCCAGCTGCGCGTGGTCGACGGCGAGGGCCTGCCCGGGCTGGACACGATCCGCGCGCAAGGCGAGAACGAAGTGCGTCCGGTGGACGTGCCCATCGACGTGATCCTGGGCAAGCCGCCGCGCATGACGCGCGACGTGCAGCGCCTGCCCGGCGTGAGCGAGCCGCTCGACCTGGCCGGCCTGGATCTCACCGAGGCGGCCTATCGCGTGCTGCGCCATCCGACGGTGGCGAACAAGTCGTTCCTGATCACCATTGGCGATCGCACCGTGGGCGGGCTGTCCAGCCGCGACCAGATGGTCGGTCCGTGGCAGGTGCCGGTGGCCGATTGCGCCGTGACGCTGGCCGATTTCGAAGGCACGCGCGGCGAAGCCATGTCCATGGGCGAGCGCACGCCGCTGGCGATGCTGGACGCGCCCGCTTCCGGCCGCATGGCGGTGGCCGAGGCGCTGACCAACCTGGCGGCCGCCGACGTGGCGCGCCTCGAAGACATCAAGCTGTCGGCCAACTGGATGGCCGCCTGCGGCGTGCCCGGCCAGGATGCCGCGCTGTACGACACCGTGTCGGCGGTCAGCGAGCTGTGCCAGTCGGTCGGACTGTCGATTCCGGTGGGCAAGGACTCGCTGTCGATGAAGACGTCCTGGGACGAGGTGGGCGAGCAGCGCCAGGTGGTGGCGCCGGTCTCGCTCGTCGTGACGGCGTTCGCGCCGGTGGGCGATGTGCGCGCCAGCCTGACCCCGCAGCTGCGCACCGATGCCGGCGATACGGTGCTGATCCTGATCGACCTGGGCCGCGGCCGGCACCGCATGGCCGGCTCCATCCTGGCGCAAGCCTATAACCAGGTCGGCGAGACGGTGCCCGATATCGACGCGCCGCAGGATCTGCGCGCCTTCTTCGTGACGATCCGCACGCTGGCCGAGGCCGGCACCATCCTGGCCTACCACGACCGCTCGGACGGCGGCCTGTTCGCCACGCTGGCCGAAATGGCGTTCGCCGGGCGCACCGGCGTGTCGGTCAACCTGGACATGCTCACCTTCGATCCGCAGTCGGCCGACTGGGGCGATTACAAGATCCGTCCCGAACAGGTGGCGGTGCAGCGCGAGGAGCTCACCCTCAAGGCGCTGTTCTCGGAAGAGGCCGGCGCGGTCATCCAGGTGCCGGCTTCGCAGCGCGACGCGGTGATGCAAGTGCTGCGCGGCGCCGGCCTGTCCGCGCATTCGCATGTCATCGGCGGCCTGAACGGCGCCGACGAGGTCGAGTTCTACCGCGACGGCCGCAAGGTCTGGAGCCAGCCGCGCGCCGACCTGGGCCGCGCCTGGAGCGAGGTCAGCTACCGCATCATGGCGCGGCGCGACAACCCGGCCTGCGCGCAGGCCGAGCTGGACGTCTGGAACGACGCCAAGGATCCGGGCCTGGCCCCGCGCGTGGCGTTCGATCCGCAGGAAGACGTGGCGGCCCCGTTCATCGGCACCGGCAAGCGGCCGCGCGTGGCGATTCTGCGCGAGCAGGGCTGCAACAGCCAGGTCGAGATGGGCTGGGCGTTCGACACGGCCGGCTTCGAGGCCATCGACGTGCACATGACCGACCTCCTGTCGGGCCGCATCGACCTGGCCGGCATGCAGGGCCTGGTGGCGGTGGGCGGTTTCAGCTATGGCGACGTACTGGGCGCCGGCGAGGGTTGGGCCCGCACCATTCGCTACAACGACAAACTGTCGGATCAGTTCGCGGCCTACTTTGCCCGCCCCGACACCTTTGCGCTGGGCGTGTGCAACGGCTGCCAGATGATGGCGGCGCTGGCGCCCATGATCCCCGGCGCCGAGCACTGGCCGCGCTTTACCCGCAACCAGTCCGAGAAGTACGAGGCGCGCCTGTCGCTGGTCGAAGTCACGGCTTCGCCGTCTATCTTCTTCGCCGGCATGGAGGGCGCGCGCATTCCGGTGGCCGTGGCGCACGGCGAAGGCTACGCCGACTTCTCCCAGCAGGGCGATGCGGCGCGCGCGTTGATGGCGGTCCGCTACATCGACAACCATGGCGCGGCCACCGAAACCTATCCGTTCAACCCCAACGGCAGCCCCGGCGGCCTGACCGCGGTGACGACGGCCGACGGCCGCTTCACGGTCATGATGCCGCACCCCGAGCGCGTGACCCGCAACGTCATGATGTCGTGGGCGCCGGCGCAATGGGGCGAGCGCGATGCCGGCGGCGCGTTCAGTCCCTGGATGCGCATCTTCCGTAACGCGCGCGTCTGGCTGAAGTAA